The following proteins come from a genomic window of Maribacter sp. HTCC2170:
- a CDS encoding tRNA-(ms[2]io[6]A)-hydroxylase, giving the protein MLGLKLPTDPRWVNIVEKNIDEILTDHAYCEQKAASTAISLIVSFPEYTELTQEMIALSREEMGHFKMVHDRIIARGQTLGRDRKDDYVVALMKFFPKGGSRTNQLVHRLLYAALIEARSCERFRLLSEELEDKDLAEFYHKLMVSEAGHYTMFLKFAREYGELEEVNLKWNDLLEYEANIMKDLGTKETVHG; this is encoded by the coding sequence ATGCTCGGTCTTAAACTACCAACAGACCCAAGATGGGTAAACATTGTTGAAAAGAACATTGATGAAATTCTTACCGATCACGCATATTGTGAGCAAAAAGCTGCCAGCACTGCTATTTCGTTGATTGTGTCATTTCCAGAATACACAGAACTCACACAGGAAATGATTGCTCTATCCCGTGAGGAAATGGGGCATTTTAAAATGGTTCATGACAGAATTATTGCCAGAGGGCAAACCCTTGGTAGGGATAGGAAAGACGACTATGTTGTGGCATTAATGAAATTCTTCCCAAAAGGAGGAAGCCGAACCAATCAATTGGTACACCGCCTTTTATATGCGGCACTAATTGAGGCACGAAGTTGTGAGCGGTTTCGTTTATTATCTGAGGAGCTTGAAGATAAGGATTTGGCCGAATTTTATCATAAGCTTATGGTGAGCGAAGCAGGACATTATACTATGTTCTTAAAATTTGCCCGGGAGTACGGTGAACTTGAGGAGGTAAACCTAAAATGGAACGATCTACTCGAATACGAGGCTAATATCATGAAAGATTTAGGCACAAAAGAAACAGTACACGGATAA
- a CDS encoding transmembrane 220 family protein, with protein sequence MEKVFKFSGSIFSVLFLITAGLQYNDPDPALWISIYLIATVVTLGYVFNKVSFFIPAIFGVLALIGFFYLMPETFEGFTIGQGDIKNIEEAREAFGLLITAIVMFMFALRIRFKNKSS encoded by the coding sequence ATGGAAAAAGTCTTTAAATTTTCAGGTAGTATTTTTTCGGTTTTATTCTTGATTACTGCTGGACTTCAATACAATGACCCCGACCCAGCTCTTTGGATATCTATTTATCTCATAGCCACGGTAGTGACCCTTGGATATGTGTTCAACAAAGTATCTTTTTTTATCCCAGCCATTTTCGGTGTTTTGGCTTTAATCGGATTCTTTTATCTAATGCCAGAGACTTTTGAAGGTTTTACGATAGGGCAAGGTGATATTAAGAATATCGAAGAGGCAAGAGAAGCTTTTGGATTATTGATTACGGCAATTGTAATGTTTATGTTCGCCCTTAGAATTAGATTTAAGAATAAATCATCATAA